One segment of Amycolatopsis alba DSM 44262 DNA contains the following:
- a CDS encoding TIGR00730 family Rossman fold protein — protein MAAPRRVCVFCGSSMGFDSRYADEARALGTLLASRGIGLVYGGASVGTMGVIADAALAAGGEVIGVIPEALGSVEIAHAGLTELHVVADMHQRKAKMAALSDGFLALPGGAGTLEELFEVWTWAQLGLHEKPIGLVDVGGYYGPLLKFADHMVSEGFLSAGYRDMLLIDSDASALLDGFADYVPPPRPKWAK, from the coding sequence ATGGCGGCTCCACGCAGAGTATGCGTCTTCTGCGGCTCTTCGATGGGCTTCGACTCGCGCTACGCCGACGAGGCGCGTGCGCTGGGCACGCTGCTGGCATCGCGGGGGATCGGGCTGGTCTACGGCGGTGCCTCGGTCGGCACGATGGGTGTCATCGCGGACGCCGCGCTGGCCGCGGGCGGCGAGGTGATCGGCGTGATCCCGGAGGCGCTGGGCAGCGTCGAGATCGCGCACGCCGGCCTGACCGAACTGCACGTCGTCGCCGACATGCACCAGCGCAAGGCGAAGATGGCCGCGCTGTCCGACGGCTTCCTCGCACTGCCCGGCGGCGCGGGGACGCTGGAAGAGCTGTTCGAGGTGTGGACGTGGGCGCAGCTCGGGCTGCACGAGAAGCCGATCGGGCTGGTCGACGTCGGCGGGTACTACGGGCCGCTGCTGAAGTTCGCCGACCACATGGTGTCGGAGGGCTTCCTGTCGGCCGGGTACCGGGACATGCTCTTGATCGACTCGGACGCTTCGGCGCTTCTGGACGGCTTCGCGGACTACGTGCCGCCTCCGCGCCCTAAGTGGGCCAAGTAG
- a CDS encoding helix-turn-helix transcriptional regulator, protein MKADSLRGHLDALLLAVLDGRKLHGYAIIEALQLRSDGALDLPTGTVYPALRRLERAGFLASEWDVVSGRKRRTYKLTRSGQKALAAERAEWQEFTTVIGGVLGGSTA, encoded by the coding sequence ATGAAGGCCGACAGCCTGCGCGGGCACCTCGACGCGCTGCTTCTCGCCGTCCTCGACGGCCGGAAGCTGCACGGGTACGCCATCATCGAGGCGCTCCAGCTCCGCAGTGACGGTGCGCTCGACCTGCCGACGGGCACCGTCTACCCGGCGCTTCGCCGGTTGGAGCGCGCCGGATTCCTCGCCAGCGAATGGGACGTCGTCTCCGGCCGCAAACGTCGTACGTACAAGCTCACCCGCTCCGGGCAGAAGGCACTGGCGGCGGAGCGGGCCGAGTGGCAGGAGTTCACCACCGTGATCGGCGGTGTCCTCGGGGGGAGCACGGCATGA
- a CDS encoding TIGR00730 family Rossman fold protein gives MSETSEFPDGQYPERPIERHKGPVVLRRDRRDQGSTTDQRLLDSRGPSDWVHTDPWRVLRIQAEFVEGFGALAEVPRAVTVFGSARTKRDHPEYELGRKIGGALADAGFAVMTGGGPGAMEAVNRGANEAGGFSVGLGIELPFEQGLNPWVDLGVNFRYFFARKTMFIKYSQAFICLPGGFGTLDELFEALTLVQTKKVTKFPVVLFGSDYWGGLYDWIAKTLLAEGKIGEKDLDLLHVTDDIDDAVRVVQDSYQAWEDTH, from the coding sequence GTGAGTGAGACAAGCGAGTTCCCCGACGGCCAGTACCCGGAACGTCCGATCGAGCGCCACAAAGGCCCGGTCGTGCTGCGGCGGGACCGCCGTGACCAGGGCAGCACCACCGACCAGCGCCTGCTGGACTCGCGGGGACCGAGTGACTGGGTGCACACCGACCCGTGGCGGGTGCTGCGGATCCAGGCGGAGTTCGTCGAGGGCTTCGGCGCGCTGGCCGAGGTGCCGCGCGCGGTGACCGTGTTCGGCTCGGCACGGACCAAACGGGACCACCCCGAGTACGAACTCGGCCGCAAGATCGGCGGCGCGCTCGCCGACGCGGGCTTCGCGGTGATGACCGGCGGCGGCCCCGGCGCGATGGAAGCGGTCAACCGCGGCGCCAACGAGGCGGGCGGGTTCTCCGTCGGTCTCGGCATCGAGCTGCCGTTCGAACAGGGCCTGAACCCGTGGGTCGACCTCGGCGTCAACTTCCGGTACTTCTTCGCCCGCAAGACGATGTTCATCAAGTACTCGCAGGCGTTCATCTGCCTGCCCGGCGGCTTCGGCACGCTCGACGAGCTGTTCGAGGCGCTCACCCTGGTGCAGACGAAGAAGGTCACCAAGTTCCCGGTCGTGCTCTTCGGCAGCGACTACTGGGGCGGCCTGTACGACTGGATCGCCAAGACGCTGCTCGCCGAGGGCAAGATCGGCGAGAAGGACCTCGACCTGCTGCACGTCACCGACGACATCGACGACGCCGTCCGCGTCGTGCAGGACTCGTACCAGGCATGGGAGGACACCCACTGA
- a CDS encoding lysophospholipid acyltransferase family protein, translated as MLPLLVRFVLGPLVRALYRPDIRGVENIPATGPVLLAPNHRAALDTGVITFTAMRPVKFLGKAEYFTGRGLKGKMMAGFLGGLGYVPVERGNAQAGLAALEAARKVLDAGGAFAIYPEGTRSLDGRLHRGHTGVAALALATGAKVVPVALSGTENLQPAGKRIPRRAKITVTYGEPLDFSRYEGQDSSPAIRRSVTDEIMYAILELSGQEYVDSYHKRPDQSAA; from the coding sequence TTGCTACCGCTGCTCGTCCGATTCGTCCTGGGTCCGCTGGTCAGGGCGCTGTACCGCCCCGATATCCGCGGCGTGGAGAACATCCCGGCCACCGGGCCGGTGCTGCTCGCGCCCAACCACCGGGCGGCACTGGACACCGGCGTGATCACTTTCACGGCGATGCGGCCGGTCAAGTTCCTCGGCAAGGCGGAGTACTTCACCGGCCGCGGGCTCAAGGGCAAAATGATGGCCGGTTTCCTCGGCGGCCTCGGCTACGTCCCGGTCGAACGCGGCAACGCGCAGGCCGGCCTCGCCGCGCTGGAAGCGGCGCGGAAGGTGCTCGACGCGGGCGGCGCGTTCGCGATCTACCCCGAAGGCACCCGCTCGCTGGACGGGCGGCTGCACCGCGGCCACACCGGCGTCGCGGCACTGGCGCTGGCGACCGGCGCGAAGGTCGTCCCCGTCGCGCTTTCCGGCACCGAGAACCTGCAGCCCGCCGGGAAGCGGATCCCGCGGCGGGCGAAGATCACCGTCACCTACGGCGAGCCGCTGGACTTCTCGCGCTACGAGGGTCAGGACTCGTCGCCGGCGATCCGGCGCTCGGTGACCGACGAGATCATGTACGCGATCCTGGAGCTTTCGGGCCAGGAGTACGTCGACTCTTACCACAAACGCCCTGATCAGAGCGCCGCCTGA
- a CDS encoding cytochrome ubiquinol oxidase subunit I, whose product MDALPIARLQFATTTSFHFLFVLLTLGLVTLVAVMQTRSAFGGKPELTRMTRFWGKLYVINYALGIATGIVMEFQFGLTWTGLSAVAGDVFGAPLAIETLVAFFAESTFLGLWIFGFGRLNKWVHLALIWLVTLTAYASALFIMVANSFLQNPVGTHAENGVLKLDDFGALFTNPALTMSLPHVLSAALMTGGFFVAGVSAYHFIKRTKEIEFFRRSMRIGVLASLVGSTMVIGFGFAQFGPLGEYHPGKLETPEPLVGAPLGLMIQIGFVAFLASILGTLLLFRNWITKARPLLYVMVPAIPLPFFAAISGWLVREIGRQPWLIRGQLRTADAVASIPAGQILFSFIAFTVLFAALAIADWVLMSRVAKRGPEPEEEAIAPRAELPVLSGV is encoded by the coding sequence ATGGACGCACTCCCGATCGCGAGACTCCAGTTCGCGACGACGACCTCGTTCCACTTTCTGTTCGTGCTGCTCACACTGGGGCTCGTGACACTCGTCGCGGTGATGCAGACACGCTCCGCGTTCGGCGGCAAGCCGGAACTGACGCGGATGACGCGCTTCTGGGGCAAGCTTTACGTGATCAATTACGCGCTGGGAATCGCCACGGGGATCGTGATGGAATTCCAGTTCGGACTGACCTGGACCGGCCTGTCCGCCGTCGCGGGCGATGTCTTCGGCGCGCCGCTGGCCATCGAGACGCTGGTGGCGTTCTTCGCCGAGTCGACCTTCCTGGGGTTGTGGATCTTCGGCTTCGGCAGGCTGAACAAATGGGTTCACCTGGCGCTGATCTGGCTGGTCACGCTGACCGCGTACGCCTCGGCGCTGTTCATCATGGTGGCCAACTCGTTCCTGCAGAACCCGGTCGGCACCCATGCCGAAAACGGCGTGCTGAAGCTCGACGACTTCGGCGCGCTGTTCACCAACCCGGCGCTGACGATGTCACTGCCGCATGTGCTGAGCGCGGCGCTCATGACCGGCGGCTTCTTCGTGGCCGGTGTCAGCGCGTACCACTTCATCAAGCGCACCAAGGAGATCGAGTTCTTCCGGCGTTCGATGCGGATCGGCGTGCTCGCCTCGCTGGTGGGCAGCACGATGGTGATCGGCTTCGGCTTCGCCCAGTTCGGCCCGCTCGGGGAGTACCACCCCGGCAAGCTCGAAACACCGGAACCGCTGGTCGGCGCCCCGCTGGGGCTCATGATCCAGATCGGGTTCGTCGCCTTCCTCGCCTCGATCCTCGGCACGCTGCTGCTGTTCCGGAACTGGATCACCAAGGCACGGCCGCTGCTGTACGTGATGGTGCCGGCCATCCCGCTGCCGTTCTTCGCCGCGATCTCCGGCTGGCTGGTGCGGGAGATCGGCCGTCAGCCCTGGCTGATCCGCGGGCAGCTGAGGACCGCCGACGCCGTCGCGTCGATCCCGGCGGGGCAGATCCTGTTCTCCTTCATCGCGTTCACAGTGCTGTTCGCGGCGCTCGCGATCGCCGACTGGGTGCTGATGTCACGGGTCGCCAAACGCGGCCCGGAACCCGAAGAAGAGGCGATCGCGCCTCGCGCCGAACTTCCCGTCCTGAGCGGAGTCTGA
- the cydC gene encoding thiol reductant ABC exporter subunit CydC encodes MSTKDAVRLVRAGLIAAGAELAGLALMATAAWLLLKAAEQPPLASLTVAIVAVRTLALLRGGLRYAERLAGHEVVLRYLGALRTRAYTSLLPHRTSRHSGGDLVTRLVSDVDAVQDAILRCLLPAGVAAFVGAVSTAIALVFSPVAGLVLALGLAVAGIGLPWLCVRITRDAAEKSAPARADLAERSVELITGRRELIAYGVHESTVDAAHTAVDALAVRDRATANRTSLLTAAGMLVQLLTCVTIALTAGVSPPLTAALALGALAVFELVLPLTAAAQRWVEVRASAERVRALLTEPSPARGSAIPEPGHLRLERVGVHFEGRAPALDGVDLDLPPGKRVGILGPSGAGKTTLLNVLLGSVAPTSGRVVLNGRALDEYDPALLPSVVSGALADAHVFHTTVRENLLLAKPGASDAELLAACETAGFDLPLDREAGSDGDALSGGQRQRLILARAVLSAPPILVLDEPVEGLDPEHGDAVLADVLAATRGTVVLVTHRESQVAGFDEVLRLG; translated from the coding sequence GTGTCCACAAAGGATGCTGTCCGGCTGGTCCGGGCCGGACTGATCGCGGCGGGCGCGGAACTGGCCGGGCTGGCGCTGATGGCCACCGCCGCGTGGCTGCTGCTGAAAGCGGCCGAGCAGCCGCCACTGGCGTCGCTCACGGTGGCGATCGTCGCCGTCCGGACGCTGGCGTTGCTGCGCGGCGGGCTGCGTTACGCGGAACGGCTCGCCGGGCACGAGGTCGTCCTGCGTTATCTCGGTGCCTTGCGGACCCGCGCGTACACGTCGTTGCTGCCACACCGGACCTCCCGGCATTCCGGCGGCGACCTCGTCACGCGCCTGGTGTCCGATGTGGACGCCGTGCAGGACGCGATCCTGCGCTGCCTGCTGCCCGCCGGTGTCGCCGCTTTCGTGGGCGCGGTGTCGACCGCGATCGCGCTCGTCTTCAGTCCGGTGGCCGGACTCGTCTTGGCGCTCGGGCTCGCGGTCGCGGGGATCGGGTTGCCGTGGCTGTGCGTGCGGATCACGCGCGACGCGGCTGAGAAGAGCGCTCCGGCACGGGCCGACCTCGCCGAACGGTCGGTCGAGCTGATCACCGGACGCCGCGAGCTGATCGCCTACGGCGTCCACGAGTCCACTGTGGACGCGGCGCACACCGCCGTCGACGCGCTCGCCGTCCGGGACCGGGCGACGGCGAACCGGACCAGCCTGCTGACCGCGGCCGGGATGCTCGTCCAGCTGCTGACCTGCGTCACGATCGCGCTGACCGCCGGGGTATCGCCGCCACTGACGGCGGCACTGGCGCTGGGTGCGCTGGCCGTGTTCGAACTGGTCCTCCCGCTGACCGCGGCCGCGCAGCGCTGGGTCGAGGTCCGGGCATCGGCGGAGCGGGTGCGCGCGCTGCTGACCGAGCCGTCACCCGCGCGGGGCAGCGCGATTCCCGAGCCGGGGCATCTGCGGCTGGAACGGGTCGGCGTTCACTTCGAAGGCCGGGCTCCGGCGCTGGACGGCGTCGACCTCGACCTGCCGCCGGGCAAGCGCGTCGGGATCCTGGGGCCGAGCGGAGCCGGAAAGACGACGCTGCTGAACGTCCTGCTCGGTTCCGTGGCGCCGACGTCCGGCCGGGTTGTGCTCAACGGCCGCGCGCTCGACGAGTACGACCCGGCGCTGCTGCCGTCGGTGGTCTCCGGCGCGCTCGCGGACGCGCACGTCTTCCACACGACGGTCCGGGAGAACCTGCTGCTCGCGAAGCCTGGCGCTTCGGACGCCGAGCTGCTCGCGGCGTGCGAAACGGCCGGGTTCGACCTGCCGCTGGACCGTGAAGCCGGTTCTGACGGCGACGCGCTGTCGGGCGGGCAGCGTCAGCGGCTCATCCTCGCGAGAGCAGTGCTCTCGGCGCCGCCGATCCTGGTGCTGGACGAGCCCGTCGAAGGACTGGACCCGGAACACGGCGACGCCGTCCTGGCAGACGTCCTCGCGGCCACGCGCGGCACCGTCGTCCTCGTGACGCACCGCGAATCGCAGGTGGCAGGGTTCGACGAGGTGCTACGACTGGGTTAA
- the cydD gene encoding thiol reductant ABC exporter subunit CydD, which yields MPPLPGLRRHFGVLGVLGTLTAAAILVQADGLATLLTGGGVTWTLAAAIAARVLLAGVQGSLGGRFAATVKATLRKRLLGAEAENPGEAATLVTKGIDAGDAYLTGYLPTVVLSAIVPVAVVVRLFAADLSSALIITATLPLIPVFAILVGQHTKAKTAKQWQLLSKLGGHFLDVVRGLGTLKVFGRAEAQAKTVRAMADAHTDATMRTLRVAFLSALVLELVATLSVALVAVPIGFRLLEGGMVVHTAVLVLLLAPEAYLPLRAAGAKFHASAEGLATLREALAVRSEEAVRGSRVARRGAPRIVLEKVSVAYGEELVLSEVDMTVEAGEHVALVGPSGSGKSTLLAVLLGFVTPTSGRVLVDGADLRELDPAAWRAGTAWVPQRPTLFTGTVEENIATGGVPDVQAAARAAAFDEVVRGLPDGYRTRIGELGAPLSAGQRQRLGLARALARTEAGLALLDEPTARLDAGTEAAALGATRELLTGRTAVLVAHRPAMAALATRVLEVRDGAVRERELV from the coding sequence ATGCCTCCCCTTCCCGGACTGCGGCGTCATTTCGGTGTGCTGGGCGTCCTCGGAACACTGACCGCCGCGGCGATCCTCGTCCAGGCGGACGGTCTCGCGACGCTGCTCACCGGCGGCGGCGTGACCTGGACCCTCGCGGCCGCGATCGCCGCGCGGGTGTTGCTGGCGGGTGTCCAGGGTTCCCTCGGCGGCCGGTTCGCGGCGACGGTCAAGGCCACCCTGCGCAAACGGCTTCTCGGCGCGGAAGCGGAGAATCCCGGCGAGGCCGCGACCTTGGTGACCAAGGGAATCGACGCAGGTGACGCCTACCTGACCGGCTATCTGCCGACGGTGGTGCTGTCGGCGATCGTGCCGGTCGCGGTGGTCGTCCGGCTGTTCGCGGCGGATCTGTCGTCGGCGCTGATCATCACCGCGACGCTGCCGCTGATCCCGGTGTTCGCGATCCTGGTCGGGCAGCACACCAAAGCGAAGACCGCCAAACAGTGGCAGCTGCTTTCCAAGCTGGGCGGGCATTTCCTCGACGTCGTGCGCGGGCTCGGCACGCTCAAGGTGTTCGGCCGCGCCGAGGCGCAGGCCAAGACGGTGCGGGCGATGGCGGACGCGCATACGGACGCGACGATGCGCACGCTGCGGGTCGCGTTCCTGTCCGCGCTGGTACTGGAACTGGTGGCGACGCTTTCGGTGGCGCTCGTGGCGGTGCCGATCGGGTTCCGCCTGCTGGAAGGCGGGATGGTCGTGCACACCGCGGTCCTGGTGCTGCTGCTCGCGCCCGAGGCGTACCTGCCGTTGCGGGCGGCCGGGGCGAAGTTCCACGCCAGCGCGGAAGGGCTCGCCACGCTGAGGGAAGCGCTGGCCGTCCGTTCGGAAGAGGCCGTCCGGGGTTCGCGGGTGGCTCGCCGTGGCGCACCTCGGATCGTGCTGGAGAAGGTGAGTGTCGCGTACGGCGAAGAGCTCGTGCTGTCCGAAGTGGACATGACGGTCGAGGCGGGTGAGCACGTCGCGCTCGTCGGGCCCAGCGGTTCCGGGAAGAGCACGCTGCTGGCGGTCCTGCTGGGTTTCGTCACGCCGACGTCGGGCCGGGTCCTCGTCGACGGCGCCGACCTGCGCGAACTGGATCCGGCCGCGTGGCGGGCGGGAACGGCGTGGGTGCCGCAACGGCCGACGTTGTTCACCGGGACCGTCGAGGAGAACATCGCCACGGGCGGCGTGCCGGACGTCCAGGCGGCGGCCCGCGCGGCGGCGTTCGACGAGGTCGTACGCGGGCTGCCCGACGGCTACCGGACGCGCATCGGGGAGCTGGGCGCGCCGCTTTCCGCCGGACAGCGGCAACGACTCGGCCTCGCCAGGGCGCTGGCCCGCACGGAGGCGGGGCTGGCGCTGCTCGACGAACCGACCGCGCGGCTCGACGCGGGGACCGAAGCGGCCGCGCTCGGCGCGACCCGCGAACTGCTCACCGGCCGGACCGCGGTGCTCGTGGCCCACCGGCCCGCGATGGCCGCGCTGGCCACCCGCGTCCTCGAAGTCCGTGATGGCGCCGTACGAGAACGGGAACTGGTGTGA
- a CDS encoding glycoside hydrolase family 9 protein, protein MMVSSWSRAVAAVSALVLGGLTVPVVSAAAAVRGEVRVDQVGYGITETKYAYLLSSAPGSFSVVDERGRTVHRGRTGASLGAWSAKYPAVYQLDLSKVWLPGKYRIEVSGETKATSPTFRVDTKDRLFTPLVRATNEFFQAQRDGDDIVPGRLGRKPSHLADKQATVYDWPVFVGEGGDEIAEPLKPVGGPVDVEGGWVDAGDFVKFTSNTAYSLAELGYVLREGYDPVLAKEVKLGLDWLDKMWDGKSKTLYAQVGIGTGSDKFGFLGDHDVWRNPHDDDALDVKPGDPKYFVKHRPVFPANPGGSALSPNLAGRVAAAFALGAQVEAKRNPSLARKYLAEAASVFAQAKTENVGELVTAFPHAYYPESSWRDDMELGATQLALAGKALRDPRAGDWTRQAAHWAKAYIDLEEKSTLNLYDTSALAHAELAKLMRHGVPGAALGPKELIGDLRRQLDEGVASAAKSPFRTAVSVKDFDAASKSFGFAATERLYADVTGDRRYAAFGSQQRNFTLGANAWGVSLVVGVGTTSPKCPHHQAANLAGEAKVLYGAVVNGPNGAEHFADLPFPAGAKECTKPFDAFDTTESRYTDDLASWPSNEPAIDFTSTAMLAFSLAGRS, encoded by the coding sequence ATGATGGTGAGTTCCTGGTCCAGGGCGGTGGCCGCGGTTTCGGCACTGGTCCTCGGGGGTTTGACGGTTCCGGTGGTTTCGGCCGCGGCGGCGGTACGCGGGGAGGTCCGGGTCGACCAGGTCGGCTACGGCATCACCGAAACCAAGTACGCCTATCTGCTGTCCAGCGCGCCGGGGTCGTTCTCGGTGGTCGACGAACGCGGCCGGACCGTCCACCGTGGACGGACGGGTGCCTCGCTCGGCGCGTGGAGCGCGAAATATCCGGCGGTGTACCAGCTCGACCTGTCGAAGGTGTGGCTGCCGGGCAAGTACCGGATCGAGGTGAGCGGCGAGACCAAGGCGACTTCGCCGACGTTCCGGGTGGACACCAAGGACCGGCTCTTCACCCCGCTCGTCCGCGCCACCAACGAGTTCTTCCAGGCGCAGCGCGACGGTGACGACATCGTCCCCGGCCGTCTCGGCCGTAAGCCGTCCCACCTGGCCGACAAACAGGCCACGGTCTACGACTGGCCGGTGTTCGTGGGCGAGGGCGGCGACGAGATCGCCGAACCGCTGAAGCCGGTCGGCGGGCCGGTCGACGTCGAAGGCGGCTGGGTCGACGCGGGCGACTTCGTCAAGTTCACCTCGAACACCGCGTATTCGCTGGCGGAACTGGGATACGTGCTTCGCGAGGGTTACGACCCGGTGCTGGCCAAGGAGGTCAAGCTCGGCCTCGACTGGCTCGACAAGATGTGGGACGGGAAGAGCAAGACGCTCTACGCCCAGGTCGGGATCGGGACGGGCAGCGACAAGTTCGGCTTCCTCGGCGATCACGACGTCTGGCGGAACCCGCACGACGACGACGCGCTCGACGTGAAACCCGGTGACCCCAAGTACTTCGTCAAGCACCGGCCGGTCTTCCCGGCGAACCCCGGCGGTTCCGCGCTCAGCCCGAACCTCGCCGGTCGTGTCGCGGCCGCTTTCGCCCTCGGCGCGCAGGTCGAGGCGAAGCGGAACCCTTCGCTGGCAAGGAAGTATCTCGCCGAGGCCGCCTCGGTGTTCGCGCAGGCCAAGACCGAGAACGTCGGCGAACTGGTCACCGCGTTCCCGCACGCGTACTACCCGGAATCGTCCTGGCGGGACGACATGGAACTCGGCGCGACGCAGCTCGCCCTGGCGGGCAAGGCCTTGCGGGACCCGAGGGCGGGCGACTGGACGCGGCAGGCGGCGCACTGGGCGAAGGCGTACATCGACCTCGAAGAGAAGAGCACGCTCAACCTGTACGACACCAGCGCGCTGGCGCACGCCGAGCTGGCGAAACTCATGCGGCACGGTGTCCCCGGCGCCGCGCTCGGCCCGAAGGAACTGATCGGCGACCTCCGGCGTCAGCTCGACGAAGGTGTCGCGAGCGCGGCGAAGAGTCCTTTCCGGACTGCCGTCTCGGTCAAGGACTTCGATGCCGCCAGCAAGAGCTTCGGGTTCGCCGCGACCGAGCGGCTCTACGCGGACGTGACCGGAGACAGGCGGTACGCGGCGTTCGGCTCGCAGCAGCGGAACTTCACCCTCGGCGCGAACGCGTGGGGAGTCTCGCTGGTCGTCGGCGTCGGCACGACGTCGCCGAAGTGCCCGCACCACCAGGCGGCGAACCTCGCGGGTGAGGCGAAGGTGCTCTACGGCGCCGTCGTGAATGGACCGAACGGGGCGGAGCACTTCGCGGACCTGCCGTTCCCGGCCGGGGCGAAGGAATGCACGAAGCCGTTCGACGCCTTCGACACGACCGAGTCGCGCTACACCGACGACCTGGCCTCGTGGCCGAGCAACGAACCCGCCATCGACTTCACCTCGACGGCCATGCTCGCGTTCTCCCTGGCCGGACGTTCCTAG
- a CDS encoding cytochrome d ubiquinol oxidase subunit II has translation MVILWWCVLGFLISGYFALAGYDYGVGMLLGRLSRDETGRRRVLGAFGPFFLANEVWLVAAVGVLFGAFPHLEGKVFSGAYLPVVALLLGLVTFTAAVQLRSRRPDAGRGAWTLAISAGAWVTAVSWGVFLGNLVLGLPLDAEGHPAGGVLAVFHPYALLWGAGFVALFALQGAAFLAVRAPAEFTARANRIAKALLAPTFAFLVVAVAWGFFETTASWSVLPAIVLAFGALGAASTALRAGRHKAALIATMVLSASPALAVGTMRLPDALSSSVDGGYSLSLTEAATSTDMLGLLTFVLPPALVAIAAVQWVTWRRHESRVDQRSLLHF, from the coding sequence ATGGTGATCCTCTGGTGGTGTGTGCTCGGTTTCCTGATCTCCGGCTATTTCGCGCTGGCGGGCTACGACTACGGCGTCGGGATGCTGCTCGGCAGGCTCAGCCGTGACGAGACCGGACGACGGCGCGTGCTCGGCGCCTTCGGCCCGTTCTTCCTGGCCAACGAGGTCTGGCTGGTGGCGGCGGTCGGCGTCCTGTTCGGCGCTTTCCCGCATCTGGAAGGAAAAGTGTTCTCGGGGGCGTACCTCCCGGTCGTCGCCCTGCTGCTCGGGCTGGTCACGTTCACCGCGGCGGTGCAGCTGCGCAGCAGGCGGCCGGACGCGGGCCGCGGCGCCTGGACGCTGGCGATCAGCGCCGGCGCCTGGGTGACGGCGGTGTCCTGGGGCGTGTTCCTCGGCAACCTCGTCCTCGGCCTCCCGCTCGACGCCGAGGGGCATCCGGCAGGCGGTGTCCTCGCCGTGTTCCACCCGTACGCGCTGCTGTGGGGCGCCGGGTTCGTCGCGCTGTTCGCCTTGCAGGGAGCGGCTTTCCTCGCCGTGCGGGCACCCGCCGAATTCACCGCCCGTGCGAACCGGATCGCCAAGGCCCTGCTCGCGCCCACGTTCGCGTTCCTGGTCGTGGCCGTCGCCTGGGGCTTCTTCGAGACCACCGCGTCGTGGTCCGTGCTGCCCGCGATCGTGCTGGCGTTCGGCGCGCTGGGTGCCGCGTCCACGGCCTTGCGCGCCGGACGGCACAAGGCGGCGCTGATCGCCACGATGGTCCTGTCCGCGTCGCCAGCGCTGGCCGTCGGGACCATGCGCCTTCCGGACGCGCTTTCGTCCTCTGTGGACGGTGGATACTCGCTGAGCCTGACGGAAGCGGCCACCAGCACCGACATGCTCGGCCTGCTCACTTTCGTCCTGCCTCCCGCGCTGGTGGCGATCGCCGCCGTGCAGTGGGTGACGTGGCGCAGGCACGAGAGCCGGGTCGACCAGCGTTCGCTGCTGCACTTCTAG
- a CDS encoding glucosyl-3-phosphoglycerate synthase yields the protein MSWFERRTWQNPGWTLDDIVAAKGDRTVSVVLPALDEEDTVAAVVGTVRPLLGTIVDELIVMDSGSTDATAELAAKAGARVVHREDVLPELPPVPGKGEVLWRSLAATTGDVVVFLDSDLVDPDPAFVPTLLGPLLCEDGVHLVKGFYRRPLRLESSGGGRVTELLARPVLSALRPSLSGLIQPLGGEYAATREFLESVPFAAGYGVEIGLILDAEARYGLEGLAQVNLGVRKHRNRSLLQLGVMARQILGTALARCGIKSDDPAQLTQFAQVGDEWLPEVAEVSVSDRPPMREVRGLTQS from the coding sequence ATGAGTTGGTTCGAGCGGCGTACGTGGCAGAACCCCGGTTGGACGCTCGACGACATCGTCGCTGCGAAGGGTGACCGGACGGTTTCGGTCGTGCTACCGGCACTCGACGAAGAGGACACCGTCGCCGCTGTCGTCGGCACCGTCCGCCCGTTGCTGGGCACGATCGTCGACGAGCTGATCGTGATGGACTCCGGCTCCACCGACGCCACCGCCGAGCTCGCGGCGAAGGCAGGCGCGCGCGTGGTGCACCGCGAGGACGTGCTCCCCGAGCTGCCGCCAGTGCCGGGCAAGGGCGAGGTCCTGTGGCGCTCGCTCGCCGCGACGACGGGTGACGTCGTCGTGTTCCTCGACTCCGACCTCGTCGACCCGGACCCGGCGTTCGTGCCGACGCTGCTCGGACCGCTGCTCTGCGAGGACGGCGTCCACCTGGTCAAGGGCTTCTACCGGCGGCCGCTGCGGCTGGAGAGCAGCGGCGGCGGCCGGGTCACCGAACTGCTGGCGCGGCCGGTCCTCTCGGCGCTGCGCCCGTCGCTTTCGGGTCTCATCCAGCCTCTGGGTGGCGAGTACGCGGCAACGCGCGAGTTCCTCGAGTCAGTGCCCTTCGCGGCCGGGTACGGCGTCGAGATCGGACTCATCCTCGACGCCGAAGCGCGCTACGGCCTCGAAGGGCTCGCACAGGTCAACCTCGGCGTACGCAAACATCGCAACCGCTCGCTGCTTCAGCTGGGCGTCATGGCGCGGCAGATCCTCGGGACGGCGCTCGCGCGCTGCGGCATCAAGTCGGACGACCCGGCCCAGCTCACCCAGTTCGCGCAGGTGGGTGACGAATGGCTGCCGGAGGTGGCCGAGGTGTCGGTCAGCGACCGGCCGCCGATGCGGGAAGTGCGTGGCTTAACCCAGTCGTAG